In a single window of the Anguilla rostrata isolate EN2019 chromosome 6, ASM1855537v3, whole genome shotgun sequence genome:
- the lrrc8da gene encoding volume-regulated anion channel subunit LRRC8D, with protein sequence MFTLTEVASLNDIQPTYRILKPWWDVFMDYLGAIMLMLAVFAGTMQLTRDQVLCLPYLEPEKELVCPDAFSAKSSPVTTTATAPFMPKDVPDEVLHSVYSNQPEPMGLRTNLDFQQYVFVNQMCYHMALPWYSKYFPYLALIHTIVLMVSSNFWFKYPKTSSKIEHFVSILGRCFESPWTTKALSETACEDSEENKQRFTGAATVPKNVSTGSEEESPSVSTPMLQNSELRFSAERPVTDAPSVTILDKKDGEQAKALFEKVRKFRAHVEDSDFIYKLYVAQTIIKTVKFILILCYTSTFVAAISFCHVCTPPNLKELTGYAKFQCTHNMAFMLKKILISYMAVICIYGLVCIYTLFWLFRRPLKEYSFEKVREESSFSDIPDVKNDFAFLLHMVDQYDQLYSKRFGVFLSEVSENKLREISLNHEWTFEKLRQHVSRNAQDKLELHLFMLSGLPSAVFDLTDLEVLKLELIPEVRITAKISQMTSLQELHFYHSPAKVEQTAFSFLRDRLHCLHVKFTDVAEIPPWVYLLKSLKSLYLIGSLNSENNKMIGLESMRELRQLKTLHLKSNLTKIPTNITDLSPHLLKLVVHNDGTKLLVLNSLKKMMNLAELELHNCELERIPHAIFSLTNLQELDLKSNIIRTVEEVISFQHLKRLTCLKLWHNKIITLPVSISQVKSLESLYLSHNKLDSLPTSLFSLPKLRYLDLSNNSIAVIPPEVGFLQNLQHFAITSNKVEILPKQLFRCVKLRTLCLGHNCISSIPERIGQLTQLLHLELKGNCLDHLPGQLAQCQLLRRSGFSVEDHLFDTLPQEAKESISQESNISFTGV encoded by the coding sequence ATGTTTACCCTGACGGAGGTAGCTTCCCTTAATGACATTCAGCCGACCTATCGAATACTGAAGCCATGGTGGGATGTTTTCATGGATTATCTTGGAGCGATTATGCTCATGTTGGCGGTATTCGCTGGGACAATGCAGTTAACCAGAGACCAAGTGCTTTGCCTCCCTTACCTGGAACCTGAGAAGGAGCTGGTGTGTCCAGATGCCTTCTCAGCTAAAAGTTCACCTGTGACCACCACAGCAACTGCACCATTCATGCCTAAGGATGTCCCCGATGAGGTCTTGCATTCAGTGTATTCAAATCAACCCGAGCCGATGGGGCTCCGAACAAACTTAGACTTTCAGCAGTATGTCTTTGTCAACCAGATGTGCTACCATATGGCCTTGCCCTGGTATTCAAAGTACTTTCCCTACCTTGCTCTCATCCACACGATTGTACTCATGGTCAGCAGCAATTTTTGGTTCAAATATCCAAAAACTAGTTCAAAGATTGAGCACTTTGTGTCTATTCTTGGGAGGTGTTTTGAGTCACCATGGACTACAAAGGCGCTGTCCGAGACGGCTTGTGAGGACTCTGAAGAGAACAAGCAGAGGTTCACTGGCGCTGCTACTGTACCAAAGAACGTTTCCACCGGCAGTGAAGAAGAAAGCCCCAGTGTGTCTACACCCATGTTACAAAATTCAGAGTTAAGATTCTCTGCTGAAAGACCGGTCACGGATGCCCCGAGTGTGACCATCTTGGACAAAAAAGATGGGGAACAGGCCAAAGCCCTTTTTGAAAAGGTGAGAAAGTTCCGTGCCCACGTGGAAGATAGTGACTTCATCTACAAGCTTTATGTTGCtcagacaataataaaaacggtgaagttcattttgattttgtgctACACCTCGACCTTTGTTGCCGCCATCAGTTTTTGTCACGTGTGTACACCTCCTAATCTTAAAGAGCTTACCGGGTATGCGAAATTCCAGTGCACTCACAACATGGCATTCATGTTGAAGAAGATACTCATTAGTTATATGGCTGTAATATGCATCTATGGGCTGGTGTGCATTTATACCCTCTTCTGGCTGTTCAGACGACCCCTAAAGGAGTACTCCTTTGAGAAGGTTCGAGAGGAAAGCAGCTTCAGTGATATTCCTGATGTAAAAAACGACTTTGCTTTCCTTCTTCACATGGTTGACCAGTATGACCAGTTGTACTCCAAGAGGTTTGGTGTCTTCCTGTCTGAGGTCAGTGAGAACAAGCTGCGAGAGATCAGCCTGAATCACGAGTGGACCTTCGAGAAGCTGCGTCAGCATGTGAGCCGCAATGCCCAAGACAAGCTGGAGCTCCACCTCTTCATGCTTTCCGGTCTCCCCAGTGCCGTCTTTGACCTCACTGACCTTGAAGTACTAAAGCTGGAGTTGATTCCTGAGGTCAGGATCACAGCTAAGATCTCCCAAATGACCAGTCTTCAGGAGTTGCATTTCTACCACTCTCCCGCCAAGGTGGAACAGACGGCATTTAGCTTTCTCCGTGACCGCCTCCACTGCCTTCACGTCAAGTTTACGGATGTTGCAGAGATTCCCCCTTGGGTCTATCTGTTGAAAAGCCTCAAGAGTTTATATTTAATTGGAAGCCTGAActctgaaaataacaaaatgataGGTTTAGAATCCATGCGTGAGTTGAGGCAGCTTAAAACTCTGCATCTAAAGAGCAACCTCACCAAGATCCCAACGAACATAACAGATCTCTCTCCTCACCTTCTAAAGCTTGTGGTTCATAATGATGGCACAAAACTATTGGTCCTCAACAGCTTAAAGAAGATGATGAACTTAGCTGAGCTGGAGTTACATAACTGTGAGCTGGAGAGAATCCCCCATGCCATTTTCAGCCTGACCAACCTGCAGGAGTTGGATCTGAAATCCAACATCATCCGCACTGTTGAAGAGGTCATTAGTTTCCAGCACCTTAAGAGGCTGACATGCCTCAAGCTGTGGCACAATAAAATCATCACCCTCCCGGTGTCCATAAGCCAGGTCAAGAGCCTCGAGTCGCTCTATCTGTCGCACAACAAACTTGATAGCCTGCCCACGTCATTGTTCAGTCTTCCCAAGCTGAGGTACCTGGACCTCAGCAACAATTCCATTGCGGTGATTCCACCTGAGGTGGGGTTCCTGCAGAATCTTCAGCATTTCGCCATCACGAGCAACAAGGTTGAGATCCTGCCCAAGCAACTCTTCAGATGTGTGAAGCTGAGAACCTTGTGTCTGGGGCATAATTGCATTTCCAGCATTCCTGAGAGAATAGGTCAGCTGACGCAGCTCCTGCACCTGGAGCTGAAGGGAAACTGTTTGGACCACCTCCCAGGCCAGCTGGCACAATGTCAGCTCCTTCGCAGGAGTGGCTTCAGTGTGGAAGACCATCTTTTTGACACTCTGCCACAGGAAGCTAAAGAAAGCATAAGTCAGGAGTCTAATATTTCTTTTACTGGGGTATAG
- the LOC135256429 gene encoding volume-regulated anion channel subunit LRRC8C-like, with amino-acid sequence MIPVTEFRQFTVQQQPAFRVLKPWWDVFTDYLSVIMLMIGVFGCTLQIMQDKIICLPTKTPAPNQTVAVPHQTELKGLKNNLDLQQYSYINQRCYEEALHWYAKYFPYLVLIHTLVFMVCSNFWFKFPGSSSKIEHFVSILGKCFDSPWTTRALSEVSGENSAGNDEKREIDSGPTVNMPTVEDDLVNLEKTQSLRSIPEKLIVNKPDASVLDKKEGEQAKALFEKIKKFRLHVEEGDLLYVMYVRQNVLKVLKFLLIIIYNSILVPEVKITVPCDVNIKDMTGYGHFWCNHTTAHLFSKLAYCYLCFVGVYGFTCLYTLYWLFYRSLKEYSFEYVRQETGISDIPDVKNDFAFMLHIIDQYDPLYSKRFAVFLSEVSENKLKQLNLNHEWTAQKLRQKLKTNANNRLELSLFMLSGLPDTVFELTELQSLKLEIINNVTIPASISKLEDLQELTLYQSSLKIHSAALAFLKENLKVLRVKFDDSRELPSWIYGMRSLEELYLSGFFSHDISRNVTFESLRELKALKTLHLKSNFAKIPQAIVDVSSHLQRLYVHNDGTKLVVFNNLKKMVHLVHLELVHCELDRIPHAIFSLSNLQELDLRENNLKTIEEIVSFQHLRKLVSLKLWHNSITYIPDHIKKLGSLERLYFSHNKIEVLPSNLFLCHKLRYMDLSNNEICFIPPEIGVLQSLQYFSVSSNRLENLPDELFFCKKLKTLKLGMNALTQLSPKISFLVSLTHLELRGNHFDSLPAELVSCQALKRNGLLVEDALFETLPSDVREQMRAE; translated from the coding sequence ATAATGCAAGACAAAATCATCTGCCTACCAACAAAAACACCTGCACCAAACCAAACCGTGGCCGTTCCACACCAAACAGAACTGAAGGGCCTGAAGAACAACCTTGACCTTCAGCAGTACAGCTACATTAATCAGAGGTGCTATGAGGAAGCACTGCATTGGTATGCTAAGTACTTCCCCTACCTAGTCCTCATACACACGCTTGTCTTCATGGTTTGTAGCAACTTCTGGTTCAAATTCCCAGGCTCTAGCTCAAAAATAGAGCACTTTGTTTCTATCTTGGGAAAGTGTTTTGATTCACCCTGGACCACTAGGGCCCTGTCAGAGGTATCAGGGGAAAACTCAGCAGGGAATGATGAAAAAAGGGAGATTGACAGTGGGCCCACTGTCAATATGCCCACTGTGGAGGATGATCTGGTCAATCTGGAGAAGACCCAGTCCCTCAGGTCCATCCCAGAAAAGCTAATCGTAAATAAGCCAGATGCAAGCGTACTGGACAAAAAGGAAGGAGAACAAGCTAAGGCCTTGTtcgaaaagataaaaaaattccGCTTGCATGTGGAAGAGGGAGATCTGCTCTATGTAATGTATGTTCGGCAGAACGTGCTCAAGGTTCTGAAGTTCCTCCTGATCATCATCTACAACAGCATCCTGGTGCCTGAGGTGAAGATCACGGTGCCATGTGACGTGAATATCAAGGATATGACGGGTTATGGGCATTTCTGGTGTAATCACACAACTGCTCACCTATTCTCAAAGCTGGCCTACTGTTACCTTTGCTTTGTGGGGGTTTATGGATTTACGTGCCTTTACACATTGTACTGGTTGTTTTACCGATCTCTCAAGGAGTATTCTTTTGAGTATGTGCGACAGGAGACAGGGATAAGTGACATTCCAGATGTAAAGAATGACTTTGCCTTCATGCTACACATAATTGACCAGTACGATCCTCTGTACTCCAAAAGGTttgctgtgtttctctctgaagTCAGTGAAAATAAGTTAAAGCAGCTCAACCTGAACCATGAGTGGACGGCTCAGAAACTGCGTCAAAAGCTGAAGACCAATGCCAACAACAGGCTGGAACTCTCGCTCTTCATGCTATCTGGCCTTCCTGACACCGTCTTCGAGTTGACAGAGCTCCAGTCTCTGAAGCTGGAGATTATAAATAATGTCACAATACCAGCCTCCATTTCAAAACTTGAGGATCTCCAGGAGCTAACCTTATACCAGAGCTCCCTCAAAATCCACAGTGCTGCACTTGCCTTTCTGAAGGAGAACCTGAAGGTGCTACGAGTGAAATTTGATGACAGCAGGGAGCTGCCATCCTGGATATATGGCATGCGCAGCCTGGAAGAGCTCTACCTCAGTGGGTTCTTCAGCCACGACATATCCAGGAATGTCACCTTTGAGTCCCTACGTGAGCTCAAGGCCCTCAAGACCCTCCACCTGAAGAGCAACTTCGCCAAAATACCGCAGGCTATTGTGGATGTGTCCAGCCACCTACAGCGGCTCTATGTGCACAATGACGGCACCAAGTTGGTCGTGTTCAACAACCTGAAGAAGATGGTACACCTGGTCCACCTGGAGCTGGTGCACTGTGAGCTGGACCGTATCCCCCATGCCATCTTCAGCCTCTCAAATCTGCAAGAGCTGGACCTGAGGGAGAACAACCTCAAGACTATTGAGGAGATCGTCAGCTTCCAGCACCTTCGCAAGCTTGTTAGCTTGAAGCTGTGGCACAACAGCATCACCTATATTCCTGATCACATCAAGAAACTAGGCAGCCTGGAGCGTCTCTATTTCAGCCACAACAAGATCGAGGTACTTCCTTCCAATCTCTTCCTCTGCCACAAGCTGCGCTACATGGACCTGTCCAACAATGAGATTTGCTTCATCCCGCCTGAGATCGGGGTGCTTCAGAGCCTGCAGTACTTCTCTGTGTCGTCCAACAGGCTAGAGAACCTTCCGGATGAACTGTTCTTCTGCAAAAAGCTCAAAACCCTCAAGCTGGGGATGAATGCTTTGACCCAACTGTCCCCAAAGATTTCTTTCTTGGTGTCACTGACGCACCTGGAACTCAGAGGCAACCATTTTGACAGCTTGCCTGCGGAGCTGGTGTCCTGCCAGGCCCTGAAACGGAATGGCCTTCTTGTGGAAGATGCCTTGTTTGAAACGCTGCCTTCGGATGTCAGAGAACAAATGAGAGCGGAGTGA